In Osmerus eperlanus chromosome 4, fOsmEpe2.1, whole genome shotgun sequence, the sequence AGAAGACTTCAAATGAGTTCCCCTCGTTTATACTCATCTTTGTGTGAGTTTATAAGATATCCACATTATTATATATACAGATTTctatatgatccatgtttttaTAATCCCATGAACAAACATACATTAATGTCAGACATCCAACACATGACATTACAGCTTCGTTGCAGGTGTCCTTTGAGACACTGAGCGATGGTTTGAGTGCAGGTGTCCTTTGAGACACTGAGCGATGGTTTGAGTGACAAtatcatctctccctctatcagaCTATGGTAGGTCAACATGCTTTAGAATGTCCTTTATAATGACAAGCCGTCCGAGTATTTAGACATGTTTGATCCTTCAGCtacatttcccctaaagcaGGGGTGGCCAGCCCTGTTCCTAGAGCTATCACCACTATCGTcataaccaactgtaaactgtgtgtgcgcatgtacaCGTGTATATGTAcctgtgtgttagtgtacacgtgttcattttcattcatttggcagatgcttatatccaaagtgacatacagcacagggggatttgaacctgtgacctccagATCCTTGTCTTGTGTGAACTTGTGACTTCCTGATCCTTGTCTTgtgtgaacctgtgacctccagATCCTTGTCTTGTGTgagggtttaggtgcagttctatgagcATATgtaaagccctctgtgacattgcttggaaaaagggctatacatatatatatatttgatttgattacatcTTTATCTGCAGTGaactgctctaaccactgagctaaaccctccatgtgtgtgtgtgtgtgtgtgtgtgtggtggtgttctgGGTTTCTGACCCACAGTACATAAACAGGATTACCTGCCACACTACTTTCGTGATCGTACAATTATCATTCACACGGTGATCCTTTGTACATTTCATAATAACATGATACTCTGCTATACACAGCACACTGGTGGAGCATTCACAGCGATCTCCAACATATGTTACCTTGCAGGAATATGGCTCATTTGAAAGAGAACACGAACAGAAGCTGATTCACACAAgtatgggggaaggggggggtggaggggtggagggggagggggggagggggggaggggtggagggggagggggggaggggtagggttGTCAAGCAGCAGAGAggaagcaacaacaacaacaacacaagcgGAGCACGCTCTAGAGAACAAGCCTGTAACGAGGCCTCCGACCATCCTGATCGCCCTATCTCCCGCCTCCACCTTCCAgaggcctcccctccaccttccagaggcctcccctccaccttcctccaccttccagaggcctcccctccaccttcctccaccttcctccaccttccagaggcctcccctccaccttccagaggcctcccctccaccttccagaggcctcccctccaccttcctccaccttccagaggcctcccctccaccttccagaggcctcccctccaccttccagaggtctcccctccaccttccagaggcctcccctccaccttcctccaccttccagaggcctcccctccaccttccagaggcctcccctccaccttcctccatcttccagaggcctcccctccaccttccagaggtctcccctccaccttccagaggtctcccctccaccttccagaggcctcccctccaccttccagaggcctcccctccaccttccagaggtctcccctccaccttccagaggcctcccctccaccttcctccatcttccagaggcctcccctccaccttcgagaggcctcccctccaccttccagaggcctcccctccaccttccagaggcctcccctccaccttccagaggcctcccctccaccttccttcaccttccagaggcctcccctccaccttccagaggtctcccctccaccttccagaggcctcccctccaccttcctccaccttccagaggcctcccctccaccttccagaggcctcccctccaccttccagaggtctcccctccaccttccagaggcctcccctccaccttccagaggcctcccctccaccttcctccaccttccagaggcctcccctccaccttccagaggcctcccctccaccttcctccaccttccagaggcctcccctccaccttcctccacctTCCAGAGGCCTCCCCTCCAGACTACGGCAGCCGTACCTCAGTCATGTTGATCAGAAAGGGTGAGAGGACAGGGACAGCTGAGCATCTTACTCCTGGGAAAGATCCGCTTCATTTAGGAATTAAAGTCATATAGTGTAGTTCAAAATAACACCGTAATCTTCTCACGAGTCTTCAAAGATTTGGAACGAGAGACAAGAAGGACAACAGCGTGTGGACGCGTCACGTTTTGGatccacacagcctccacttCACGTACTTTCTTAACCTCATAAAGTGAATAATAGTGCAAAATCATTCATAAATATTCAAGAAATATAAGAAAAAATATTCTCTGAAGAAGTCTaccatacagtactgtaaatcCATCAGGCAGACTCTGCTTAATGTTAAGGGTCTGTTCTGACGGGCTCAGGCTGCTAGTGTTCTCCCTGCTGGACCTCTCGTCCATCACATCTCTGACCGCGCGTCTTTACACACAGCTGAAAGGAAACGTCTAGAAACTGACAATGTCGaacccccccacatcccccaaagaagtaaccacacacacacacacacaccacacacacaccacacacacacacaccacacacacacacacaccacacacacaccacacacacacacacaccgggaggagggggaggagggggaggaggagcgggagggggaggagggggaggagaagcgggagggggaggaggagcagacagcACCTTCCTAAtggagcaggacacacacacacacacacactcaggtcatCCAGTCAGTTTTGAAGACAATGAAGAACCAAGCTCCTTCCGTTCGTTCCTCGTACCCCTTCCAATCCTTCAGCCAGAGGAGGGGCCAGGTCAGGGTTCAGGGTTCAAGGGTGAAAGTTCAGGGGTCAGATGGGCACACGGCTCCCCAAGGTTGTAAAGGGTCTGGGGCCAGGGTTCATGATTCAGTGGTCAGGGtttagggtcaggggtcatagtCTAGGGGTCAGGGCTCAGATGGGTGTGCCCCCTTGGTTCCCGCCCCCAGCAGGGTAGTGCCGGAGGCCGCCTCCCCTGCGGAGCGAGTGCAGCGCCACACTGCAGCAGCCTCTCAGCAGGGAGCCCATGTGGTACACGGGCAGCCCCTCCCTGCCCGGGCCCCGGCACAGCCAGGCCAGCGTGGGCACCGCTGGCACTGCCACCGCCAGCAGGTCCACCAGGAAGTGACGGCTCCAGTAGCTCCTCTGGACCGGGCCGGCAGCGTCCAGGTCTTCATCGCTCacggttgagtgaccggtgacTTCCTCTTGGTGGGCGGAGCTTCGGGGTTGGGTGGTGTGAGgtagctcctctcctcctgcctcatcCCCCTGAatcacttcctccccctcctcctcctgcttctccatCAGTACCGCCAGATCTCCGGCCTCCCTCAGATCTCTCCCGTCTATCTCCACCGTCTCCCCAAAGTCAGAGTCCAGCTCATCctgttgtctctcctcctccttctgcattcctacctcctctccctcccccacctctccctgcctcccctctccctcccccacctctccctgcctcccctctccctcccccacctctccctgcctcccctctccctcccccacctctccctcccccacctctccctgcctcccctctccctcccccacctctccctgcctcccctctgtctcccccacctctccctcccccacctctccctgcctcccctctgtctcccccacctctccctgcctcccctctgtctcccccacctctccctcccccacctctccctgcctcccctctgtctcccccacctctccctgcctcccctctccctcccccacctctccctgcctcccctctgtctcccccacctctccctgcctcccctctgtctcccccacctctccctcccccacctctccctgcctcccctctccctcccccacctctccctgcctcccctctgtctcccccacctctccctgcctcccctctccctcccccacctctccctcccccacctctccctgcctcccctctgtctcccccacctctccctgcctcccctctccctcccccacctctccctcccccacctctccctgcctcccctctgtctcccccacctctccctgcctcccctctccctcccccacctctccctcccccacctctccctgcctcccctctccctcccccacctctccctcccccacctctccctgcctcccctctccctcccccacctctccctcccccacctctccctgcctccactctccctctccctgcctcccctctccctgcctcccctctccctcccccacctctccctgccccccctctccctgcctcccccctccctccccactgtccggaccccccgcccccccacacagTGGTATGTCGGCCCAGCAGGAGATCGAGGAGGacatctgtctgggggggggccCCGGGACGGGCTCGGTCGTCATGGTGATGGAGTCCAGCTCCTCGTCGGACGGCCAGGTGGAGGCGGGGCTGCAGGCCTGCGAGCGGAAGGTGCGCTGCTCCGCCACGGTGTCCAGATCGGAGGGGCAGCCGGCCTGGGCGGGGTTAGGGCAGCTCTCGGTCTGGATGGCCTCGTCCCTCAGGTGATGCAGGTACAGGTggtggtgagacaggcaggggtggctcaggctgcccccccccagcccccccacaccacagctcAGGGCCGCCAGGTGCTCGGAAGGGCAGAGCTTCTCacaggtggaggagtggggcaGGTGTTGGGGCAGGTGTTGCTGGGCCAGGTGTTGGGGTAGTTGCTGGGGCAGGTGCAGGTGTTGGGGTAGTTGCTGGGGCAGGTGCAGGTGTTGGGGTAGTTGCTGGGGCAGGTGCAGGTGTTGGGGTAGTTGCTGGGGCAGGTGCTGGTGTTGGGGTAGTTGCTGGGGCAGGTGCAGGGCATAGGAGGAGAGCAGCGCGGCGGTTTCCTCGGACAGGAAGGCCGCCTCCAGCAGCAGTTCTGCCCCACAGGGGGCGCCACCCTTGCCACAGCACAGGAAGCTGCTGTCCTGGGCGCCTTCGCTGGACAGGAAGTCCTCAATGTGTTCGGCCTGGTCGCTCAGCTTGGTGTAGGTAGAGCTGCGAGTCAGGGAGCGGGCGGGGGACCCCCCCTCACAcgaccccccggccccccccggactccctcccccctcccctgggcctCCAGGCCCGCTGCCCCCGCCAccgcagcctccctcccccagcttgGAGGCCCCGGCCTGGGCCTGCTCCATGCTGTGCAGCAGGGTCTCCAGCTTGTGGTTCTGGGTGTTGATGTCCTGGAGGTAGGTGCTGACGGCGGGACTGTGGGAGGAGGAGTCTCCCAGGCTGGAGCGCACCGTGTCCACcgcctgctgcagctgctggatCTCTCCCCGTGCCTCCTTCAGGGCCAGCTGGGCCTCCACACGGTgacactcctcctccagccagtCCTCCTGCATGCGGCTCAGCTGACCACGCAGAGCATCCACCTCAGAGTCCCTGTGGGGAGGGGAgtcgggagagggagacagagagacagagagacagacagagctaaGATCAATACATGAAGGATGAGACACATCAACTGATTACCCAGGAGCGTTTTTAGTGTATTTTGCTGCAGTAACTTGGAGATGAACATGGAGCCAGCTCTGATCCATCACAGGGGATGACCAGGTCAGCTCAAAATGGTCCGCTGTAGGACAGGAAGTGGCCCTCTGTAGGACAGGAAGTGGCCCTCTGTAGGGCAGGAAGTGGCCCGCAGTAGGACAGGAAGTGGCCCGCTGTAGGACAGGAAGCGGCCCTCTGTAGGACAGGAAGTGGCCCGCTGTAGGACAGGAAGTGGCCCGCTGTAGGACAGGAAGTGGCCCTCTGTAGGACAGGAAGTTGTCCGCtgtaggacaggaagtgacccaCCTGTCCTGCAGTCGGTTGATGGTCTCTTTGAGGCGCGCCCGCAGGTGTCGGATGCACACCTCCTTCTGCTGCAGGGGAGTGAGGTACTGCtccggggcgggggggcggatGCCATGGTTATCTGTGCATGATGTGTACTTAGTCTGAcgcctgggagagggaggggaggaaactgTTTACACACAATGTTCTGGGAGAAAGacatatacagacagacaggtaaacaggtggacagacaggtagacagacagacaggtgaacaggtagaaagacaggtaaacaggtagacagataggtagacagactgacaggtcTTACTTGGTGGGACTACAGTCGCTGCCCTTGCAGGAGCTGCTGCTACTGCTGAGGGAGGCGTTGCCATAGGGATCCCTCCCGCTGGGCGGGGCCACTGTACGCCTGttccaatcagaatcagaaagggtttttatttgccatgaaagtttgcacagacaaggaatttactttgtcaggaaggtgcatacattaaacatataggaatcctaaaacttaaatatgtgatctaactatactaaaggtacaagtCTACCTAAtactaataaaaaatataaaatataaagtagccaaataatttacaatataaaataacaaagaggagggaggggcattGTTACTCTGTCGCCCAGGGCAACCGGTGAAAGGTTATGAATTCACCCCGTAACGGCAGCATACATCAAGATGTTAAACAGGACCTGGACCAGACACACATGCTCTGCGTTGTCAATACAGCATTTTGTTAGGGACCTGTTGTCACTACAGCATGTTGCTAGGGACCTGTTGTCATTATAGTGTGTTGCTAGGCACCTGTCCAcacagggggggcagggtattACTGTGCCACGTACCGATAGGCTACCATGGAGATACAATTTTGAAGCCTCCATGCTCTGATTGGTCGTACGCATCCCTAAGCACTCTGTAGTCAGTGCAAATACTCTAGTGAGAACGCAGCAAAGCTGGTAAACTAATACACCcactgaacacagacacattacaccaccacactggaacacacaacacagccctcCTGGAGAGGACACACAGCGGCAGACCAGGAGGAGGTCGTGGGGTCAGACAGGCCAGCATAGAAACAGAGAGTTTCTATGGAGGAAACAGCCTCGCTGACACTGGTGGacaggtgatggtggtgatctcacacacgctcagagaCTGTCTGCAGAGGTGGGAGGAGCCAGGGGAGGAGCCAGCAGAGGATGAGCAGTGATGAGTGGGaagcagccaatcacagagctggaggatggCGGGGGGGCGTATGCATGCTAAGGAGAGGTCCTGAGTGGCCAGAACATCCAGACTCCACCACAAGGGGGAGAGGTACTGCTCATGTGCCCGGGCTCAGAACCAAACAGGAAAACGAGAACAGATACCAGTGGGTGAGAATGAAACAGGAAGAGGGCGTGGCCAGGATATGGGGGCCACATGCTGGGGGGGAAAGTGGGGGGAGTtggcagggggggccagggtaTGGGGGCCACATGctaggggggagagtggggggggttagcagggggggccaggggggtgggGACCACATGCAGAgggatggggggcagggggcggagTTTGCTGACCGACAGTGACGCTCAGGAGACTTTGGGGCGGCACATCCTTTAGTCGGACGCATCGACACCATATAGCCCGTTTCCATGGGAACGTAGTCTAGCTCTATAAACCTGCAGTAGTCGAACCTGACCAATCGGAGACAACAGGAAGTTACATTAGGATCAGGAGGAAGTTGGGGGCAGGAAggtggggaggtggagatgaTGTCACAGGAAGCCGAGGTGATGTCATATATACCTTTACGACCTTAGCTGCTAGCCCTTCCCCCTCCCAACCTTCAGCTGCTAACCTTAGACTGGATACCCCTGTTCCTAAAGTGCTGAGTCACTGACCTGGGAGAAACATGCTAGCCAGAAACTACAACCTGGTTCTACAGCCTGGTTCTACAGCTTCTGTAGCCTGGTTCTACAGCCTGGTATAGAACCACGAATCATATAGACTGCATAGAACCAGAGTACATATACTACACAGCAGCACAGTATCATATAGACTGCATAGAACCAGAGTACATATACTACACAGCAGCATAGTATCACTCTACATCTCACAGTCAGAAGAATCTGTTGCCAAGTTCCGTCAGACTTGTCTTTGTCCTTCCTGTGATGTCATGtcctgtcatgtgactgagatgggaaggagggggggcagctgcTGTGAAGGGCAGGTTATAATGAAGCCATGACAGAGAGAAGTATCAagcaggaaagagggagggggagaggagaggaagggagtgggtgagggagggaaggaaggaaggggagcaGCAGAAGCAAGCCTGAAAAGAAACGTGCATCAAAATCAACCATCCATCTTCAGGATGGATCTGAATTTAGTGAGTGAGAGGAGTCTGCTGATGGTGTGTGGTGACATCACTTGGGGGCGGGGCTGTGGGCAGGGCCAGGAAGTGAAAGCTTAGTGTGGTTGGACAGACAGAAAaaggaggatggaagtgggacAGAAACATGGCTCACTCACAACTGGGACCAAAAACAGTCTAAGAGTGACCTATGGTTGTTAATCTGCCATGTCAATGTCCCAGCTCTTCTGTAGtcccagggtcagggttagtcccagggttagggttagtcccagggtcagggttagtcccagggtcagggttagtcccagggttagggttggggttagtcccagggtcagggttagtcccagggtcagggttggggttagtcccagggtcagggttagtccCAGGGTTAGGAGCCAGGGGTCCTGTGTCTGAGGATCCACAGCTGGGATCTGCTACAATGCATGTAGCTACTAACACACCTCCAGCCACAGAGATTCACAAACCTCTGGATCTGGAACCTTGCTTGAACCCCAAGCAAGGTTCCACATGTGGAACCACAGGCATGGTTCCACAGATCTACAAGCAAGGTTCCACACATAGAAGAACCACAAGCATGGTTCCACACGTGGAGCTACAAGCATGGTTCCACAGATCTACAAGAAAGGTTCCACACATAGAACCACTAGCATGGTTCTATGAACCTGGTGGGTCTGGTGAACCACCAGTAGGGTTGGGCAGAGAACACCAGCATGGTGTCAGGACGTGTTCATGGCTGCAGTACAGCTAGCCGGCATGCTCTCTGCTCCTGCTGTGTCTATGAGTGGGGTGGGGTAACTATAGCAGGTCTCACGCAGGGGGCGCTGGCACCGGAACTGTCACGGTAGCCGTGGTTACCACCGCCTTTACTGGTGCCGTTGCTGCGGGTGCCGGTTTGGGCGGGGCTGAGGGTGAGAGCATCTGCTGCAAGCGACGCTTTGGCTGCAGAACCCTCAGAGGGTTGAAtctgagagagaccagaggagggagagatgaggagagagaccagaggagggagagatgaggagagagaccagaggagggagagatgaggagagagaccagaggagggagagatgaggagggagtgatgaggagagagaccagaggagggagagatgaggagagacaccagaggagggagagatgaggagggagagatgaggagagagaccagaagagggagagatgaggagagagaccagaggagggagagatgaggagagagaccagaggagggagagatgaggagagagagatgaagagagagaccagaggagggagagatgaggagagagagatgaagagagaccagaggagggagagatgaggagagagagatgaagagagaccagaggagggagagatgaggagagagaccagaggagggagagatgaggagagagaccagaggagggagagatgaggagagagaccagaggagggagagatgaggagagagagatgaagagagagaccagaggagggagagatgaggagggagagatgaggagagagaccagaggagggagagatgaggagagagagatgaagagagagaccagaggagggagagatgaggagagagaccagaggagggagagatgaggagagagaccagagggagagatgaagagagagaccagaggagggagagatgaggagagagaccagaggagggagagatgaggagagagagatgaagagagagaccagaggagggagagatgaggagagaccagaggagggagagatgaggagagagagatggagagagagaccagaggagggagagatgaggagagagagatgaagagagatgaggatggagagatgaggagagaccagaggagggagagatgaggagagagagatgagagagaccagtggagagagaccagaggagagaaagatgaggagagaaatatgaggagaaagagaccagaggagagagaaatgaggagagagatgaggagagagatgaggagagaccagaggagggagagagtgaccaAATAGagaaagaccagagagagaaagagcgaccAGAGAGAAAGGCCTACAATGTAGAGGTCTCTCTGTGTAGTCCAGCTCAATGATGCGTGGGTTCATCTGTAAAGGGCGAGGTTGTTAACATCtgatcccccacacacacacacacaaagcacagtgtgagtgtgtgtgtgtgtgtgttttgtggttaTTGAGTGCAGCAGATGTGGAAACTGAGGCAAACTGCTCCCAGGAGGACCGGACACCCTGCAGCAGCAAGGCAaatatagaaacacacacacagactcacacacactcacacatacacacacactctcacacatacacacactctctcacacatacacgcacactctcacacatacacacactctctcacacatacacacactctctaacacatacacacactctctcacacatacacacactctctcacacatacacacactctctcacacatacacacactctctaacacatacacacactctctcacacatacacacactctctcacacatacacacactctctcacacatacacacactctctcacacatacacacactctctaacacatacacacactctctcacacatacacacactctctcacacatacacacactctctcacacatacacacactctctcacacatacacacactctcttacacatacacactctctcacacatacacgca encodes:
- the snphb gene encoding uncharacterized protein snphb, with amino-acid sequence MAASAPANRRSASGSRRFNPLRVLQPKRRLQQMLSPSAPPKPAPAATAPVKAVVTTATVTVPVPAPPAFDYCRFIELDYVPMETGYMVSMRPTKGCAAPKSPERHCRRTVAPPSGRDPYGNASLSSSSSSCKGSDCSPTKRQTKYTSCTDNHGIRPPAPEQYLTPLQQKEVCIRHLRARLKETINRLQDRDSEVDALRGQLSRMQEDWLEEECHRVEAQLALKEARGEIQQLQQAVDTVRSSLGDSSSHSPAVSTYLQDINTQNHKLETLLHSMEQAQAGASKLGEGGCGGGGSGPGGPGEGGGSPGGAGGSCEGGSPARSLTRSSTYTKLSDQAEHIEDFLSSEGAQDSSFLCCGKGGAPCGAELLLEAAFLSEETAALLSSYALHLPQQLPQHLHLPQQLPQHLAQQHLPQHLPHSSTCEKLCPSEHLAALSCGVGGLGGGSLSHPCLSHHHLYLHHLRDEAIQTESCPNPAQAGCPSDLDTVAEQRTFRSQACSPASTWPSDEELDSITMTTEPVPGPPPRQMSSSISCWADIPLCGGAGGPDSGEGGGRQGEGRQGEVGEGEGRQGEVGEGEEVGMQKEEERQQDELDSDFGETVEIDGRDLREAGDLAVLMEKQEEEGEEVIQGDEAGGEELPHTTQPRSSAHQEEVTGHSTVSDEDLDAAGPVQRSYWSRHFLVDLLAVAVPAVPTLAWLCRGPGREGLPVYHMGSLLRGCCSVALHSLRRGGGLRHYPAGGGNQGGTPI